A genomic stretch from Lysobacter ciconiae includes:
- a CDS encoding serine hydrolase domain-containing protein, whose product MPFNLAARSLVFAICLAAASPAVAREATTPTIGEQREAVLFWPQAQREAEFRDMGARFPSDRAQAGPHVRELPEGEALSLADAGRAPWLDAYMAEHRIAGVMVLHKGRVRMQQYALDFGPAQRWESFSVAKSVTSVLLGIALQQGHIASLDDTLVTYIPELADSAYADVTVQQLLTMTSGVKWNEDYADDQSDVAQMYRGACVDGKAHVLSYLARLPRQWPAGSHWNYNTAETDLLGIVVERATRRSLASYLSDTIWKPYGMAADAFWIRDECDGSNTGGSGLSATLADYARLGQFMLEGGRIDGEPVIAEAWLRGGTREQASTDAPERGYGYLWWTDTDGSYAAVGIFGQMVYIDPARELVIAQVAAWPKATSNELVAARRDLVNRVKQAIDAEQAPVDDRSSTSGRVDLVTQRPQAGDVAVGRDQVFQRQHGKRGRVFRQ is encoded by the coding sequence ATGCCCTTCAACCTTGCCGCCCGCTCTCTGGTTTTCGCGATTTGCCTGGCTGCGGCCTCGCCAGCCGTTGCGCGGGAAGCCACGACGCCGACGATCGGCGAGCAACGCGAAGCGGTGCTGTTCTGGCCGCAGGCCCAGCGCGAAGCCGAGTTCCGCGACATGGGCGCGCGCTTCCCCAGCGACCGCGCGCAGGCCGGCCCGCATGTGCGCGAGTTACCGGAGGGCGAAGCGCTGAGTCTGGCGGACGCGGGCCGCGCCCCTTGGCTGGACGCCTACATGGCGGAGCACCGCATCGCCGGCGTGATGGTCCTGCACAAGGGCCGCGTCCGCATGCAGCAGTACGCGCTCGACTTCGGCCCGGCGCAGCGCTGGGAGTCGTTCTCGGTCGCCAAATCGGTGACCTCGGTCCTGCTCGGCATCGCGTTGCAGCAGGGCCATATCGCCAGCCTGGACGACACCCTCGTCACCTACATCCCCGAGCTCGCCGACAGCGCCTACGCCGACGTCACCGTGCAGCAGCTGTTGACGATGACGTCCGGGGTGAAGTGGAACGAGGACTACGCCGATGACCAGTCGGACGTGGCCCAGATGTATCGCGGCGCCTGCGTCGACGGGAAGGCCCACGTGCTGTCCTACCTGGCGCGCCTGCCGCGGCAATGGCCGGCCGGCAGCCACTGGAACTACAACACCGCCGAGACCGACCTGCTGGGGATCGTGGTCGAGCGCGCGACGCGGCGTTCGCTGGCGAGCTACCTGTCGGACACGATCTGGAAGCCCTACGGCATGGCCGCCGACGCGTTCTGGATCCGCGACGAGTGCGACGGCAGCAACACCGGCGGCAGCGGTCTGTCGGCAACGCTCGCCGACTACGCGCGGCTGGGCCAGTTCATGCTCGAGGGCGGCCGCATCGATGGCGAGCCGGTGATCGCCGAGGCCTGGCTGCGCGGGGGAACCCGCGAGCAGGCCAGCACCGACGCGCCCGAGCGTGGCTACGGCTATCTGTGGTGGACCGATACCGACGGCAGCTACGCGGCGGTCGGCATCTTCGGCCAGATGGTGTACATCGATCCGGCGCGCGAACTGGTCATCGCACAGGTGGCGGCGTGGCCGAAGGCGACGTCCAACGAGCTGGTCGCCGCGCGGCGCGACCTGGTCAACCGGGTGAAGCAGGCCATCGACGCGGAACAGGCACCGGTCGACGACCGATCATCAACATCAGGGCGCGTCGATCTCGTAACCCAGCGCCCGCAGGCGGGCGACGTAGCCGTCGGGCGCGACCAGGTCTTCCAGCGGCAGCACGGCAAACGTGGTCGTGTTTTTCGCCAGTGA